From Mucilaginibacter rubeus, a single genomic window includes:
- a CDS encoding LptF/LptG family permease encodes MKAFFHRHLKIIDRFIIGKYLGTFIFTMGIFMVISVVFDVSEKLDNFLNKHASFHDIVFRYYAGFVPFYLNMLSPLINFLAVIFFTAKMANQTEIVPILSGRASFNRFLRPYAIASTIIFVVSFFANVYLIPYTNRLKIDFENANGMMDNDPTKLEVHMQIDKHTFVYLANYDETTHLGYNFIMEKFNGDTLREKLIADRIQYDSVKRKWSLMSYSVKYVNGMKEQFIKSDAPKDTVLDMHPSDFIVYDNVYQAMSLSDLNKNIDKEKLRRPEYLKAIYFEKYHRFVYPLSAFVLTLIGVSISSRKVRGGVGLPLGIGILLCFAYIILEKFALVFSIKGGMSPLIAVFIPNIIFGILGYYLLLKAPK; translated from the coding sequence ATGAAAGCTTTTTTTCATAGACATTTAAAGATCATCGATAGGTTTATTATCGGAAAATACCTGGGTACTTTCATCTTCACCATGGGCATTTTTATGGTGATATCTGTGGTATTTGATGTATCGGAAAAGCTGGATAACTTCCTGAATAAACACGCCAGCTTTCACGATATTGTATTCAGATATTACGCCGGGTTTGTTCCGTTTTATTTGAACATGTTGTCGCCGCTGATCAACTTTTTGGCTGTAATTTTCTTTACAGCCAAGATGGCAAATCAGACAGAAATCGTCCCGATCCTGAGCGGAAGAGCAAGTTTCAACCGCTTTTTACGACCATATGCAATTGCTTCTACTATCATATTTGTGGTGTCATTTTTTGCAAATGTTTACCTCATTCCGTATACAAACCGCCTCAAAATCGATTTCGAAAACGCCAACGGCATGATGGATAACGACCCCACCAAGCTGGAAGTACACATGCAAATTGACAAACATACCTTTGTTTATCTTGCCAACTATGATGAAACAACACACCTTGGATATAATTTCATCATGGAAAAATTCAACGGCGATACGTTAAGGGAAAAGCTAATCGCCGATAGGATTCAGTATGATTCTGTAAAAAGAAAGTGGTCGCTTATGTCATACAGCGTCAAATATGTGAACGGAATGAAGGAGCAATTTATCAAAAGTGACGCGCCAAAAGATACCGTTTTAGACATGCACCCGAGCGATTTCATTGTATATGATAACGTATACCAGGCGATGTCATTAAGCGACCTGAACAAAAATATCGACAAAGAAAAACTGCGCCGGCCCGAATATTTAAAGGCCATTTATTTTGAAAAATACCACCGGTTTGTGTACCCTTTATCGGCGTTTGTGCTCACGCTAATTGGCGTTTCCATATCATCAAGAAAGGTACGCGGAGGCGTTGGTTTACCACTGGGTATAGGTATATTATTATGCTTCGCCTATATTATATTAGAGAAGTTTGCCCTGGTATTTTCGATAAAAGGGGGCATGTCTCCATTGATCGCCGTTTTCATTCCTAACATCATTTTCGGTATTTTAGGCTATTACCTACTTTTAAAAGCACCTAAATAG
- the tgt gene encoding tRNA guanosine(34) transglycosylase Tgt, whose protein sequence is MKFNLTAQDPLSKARAGEITTDHGTIQTPIFMPVGTAGTVKAVHQHELKQDISAQIILGNTYHLYLRPGLNTLESAGGLHKFNGWDGPILTDSGGYQVYSLTEVRKIKEEGVTFRSHIDGSKHLFTPENVMDIQRIIGADIIMAFDECTPYPCDYNYAKRSIEMTHRWLKRCCDRFDSTEPKYGYSQTLFPIVQGSVYKDLRVRSAEVIASYEREGNAIGGLSVGEPAEEMYAMTEIVCNILPQQKPRYLMGVGTPVNILENIALGIDMFDCVMPTRNARNGMLFTKNGIINIKNEKWKNDFSAIEDDSDLFSDRDYSKAYLRHLIHSGEMLGAQIATLHNLHFYLWLVKEARKKIIAGEFYDWKNMMVKRLGQRL, encoded by the coding sequence ATGAAATTTAACTTAACAGCACAAGATCCGCTTTCAAAGGCCCGCGCCGGCGAGATCACTACCGACCACGGTACTATACAAACCCCGATATTTATGCCTGTAGGTACTGCAGGTACTGTAAAAGCAGTGCATCAACATGAGCTTAAGCAGGATATTTCAGCGCAAATTATACTTGGCAACACTTACCATTTATACTTGCGCCCCGGGTTAAATACCCTTGAAAGTGCCGGAGGGCTGCATAAATTTAATGGCTGGGACGGCCCTATCTTAACCGATAGCGGCGGCTACCAGGTATATTCATTAACCGAAGTACGTAAAATTAAAGAGGAAGGCGTTACTTTTCGCTCGCATATCGACGGATCAAAACACCTCTTTACGCCCGAAAATGTTATGGATATTCAGCGCATAATTGGCGCCGATATCATCATGGCGTTTGACGAATGTACTCCATACCCATGCGATTACAACTATGCCAAACGATCAATAGAAATGACCCACCGTTGGTTGAAACGCTGCTGCGACAGATTCGATAGCACCGAGCCAAAGTACGGTTACAGCCAAACACTTTTCCCTATTGTTCAAGGCTCGGTATATAAAGATTTGCGCGTACGCTCAGCCGAAGTTATTGCTTCTTACGAGCGTGAAGGCAATGCAATAGGTGGCCTTTCTGTAGGTGAACCAGCCGAAGAAATGTATGCCATGACCGAAATTGTATGCAATATATTGCCACAGCAAAAACCGCGTTATTTAATGGGTGTAGGCACGCCTGTAAACATCCTCGAAAATATAGCCCTTGGTATTGATATGTTTGATTGTGTTATGCCAACCCGTAACGCGCGTAATGGGATGCTTTTTACAAAAAACGGCATCATCAACATCAAAAACGAGAAGTGGAAAAACGACTTCTCGGCCATTGAAGATGACAGCGATTTGTTTTCCGACAGGGATTACAGCAAGGCGTATCTCCGTCATTTAATTCATTCCGGAGAGATGCTTGGCGCACAGATTGCAACCTTGCATAATTTGCATTTTTATTTGTGGCTGGTTAAAGAAGCGAGAAAAAAAATCATTGCAGGCGAGTTTTACGACTGGAAAAATATGATGGTAAAACGCCTGGGACAACGCTTGTAA
- a CDS encoding glycosyltransferase produces the protein METYLHDALFILFQLCFIVQLYYLVSRHTRLAGFKPAEGLPPQVMIPVSVIISARNEARNLQENLPAILEQKYADFEVIVINDCSYDASDEVLEDLQKQYPHLKVVTITEHDRFKTGKKFALTLGIKASKNEYLIFTDADCKPASENWISRMAANFTSGVQIVLGYSPYIKAGGFINTFTRFETIKTATSYLSSALTGDPYMGIGRNLAYTKSLFFSAKGFASHMHVISGDDDLFVNQHATADNTVIELNPESFMFTEAKTTFKSWFKQKKRHMGVGKLYKNQHRRMLSFDAISGFIFYILLILFLILGYEPLLALGLCVFRLILQAAIYNRIFKKLDAKDLLWYLPFFDILYYMYLNVFGLIGTFLKTTQWK, from the coding sequence TTGGAAACGTACTTACACGACGCGCTTTTTATTCTTTTTCAGCTTTGTTTTATAGTTCAGCTGTATTATCTGGTAAGCAGGCATACCCGCCTTGCAGGCTTTAAACCCGCTGAGGGGCTGCCGCCGCAGGTTATGATCCCTGTTTCGGTTATTATAAGCGCCCGCAACGAAGCTCGCAACTTACAGGAAAACCTTCCGGCCATACTGGAGCAAAAGTACGCCGATTTTGAGGTTATTGTTATTAATGATTGCTCGTATGATGCATCCGACGAAGTACTTGAAGACCTGCAAAAGCAATACCCGCATCTTAAAGTGGTTACCATTACAGAGCATGACCGCTTTAAAACCGGGAAAAAATTTGCCCTTACATTGGGGATCAAGGCCTCAAAAAACGAGTACCTTATATTTACCGATGCCGATTGTAAGCCCGCTTCCGAAAATTGGATCAGCCGGATGGCAGCCAATTTTACCAGCGGTGTACAAATTGTGTTAGGTTATTCACCTTATATTAAGGCCGGCGGTTTTATTAACACTTTTACACGTTTTGAAACAATAAAAACAGCCACAAGTTATCTGTCAAGCGCTTTAACAGGTGATCCTTATATGGGTATTGGCCGTAACCTGGCGTATACAAAATCTCTATTTTTTAGTGCAAAAGGCTTTGCATCGCATATGCATGTAATATCGGGCGATGATGACCTTTTTGTTAATCAGCATGCCACTGCCGATAACACAGTTATTGAATTAAACCCCGAATCCTTCATGTTTACCGAGGCTAAAACCACTTTTAAATCGTGGTTTAAGCAAAAAAAACGCCACATGGGGGTAGGTAAACTGTATAAAAACCAGCACAGGCGCATGCTTAGTTTTGACGCAATAAGTGGATTTATATTTTATATTTTATTAATATTATTCCTTATTTTAGGGTATGAGCCGTTACTGGCATTAGGTTTGTGCGTTTTTCGATTGATATTACAAGCGGCCATTTATAATCGTATATTTAAAAAACTGGATGCTAAAGACCTCTTGTGGTATCTTCCCTTTTTTGACATATTATATTATATGTATTTAAATGTTTTTGGATTGATCGGTACCTTTTTAAAAACTACTCAATGGAAATAA
- a CDS encoding RNA polymerase sigma factor has protein sequence MEINANFTENAKNDFHLVVKARQGDQKAYADLMHRYKDSIYFMVLKMVNNKEDAMDLTVETFAKAFEKLEKYQPDYAFSTWLFRVATNNCIDFIRKKKLTTMSIHGMMDDDGDEKPLQIKADILNPEETSIKKQQTQELKLLIESLPTRYRNLITLRYFDELSYEEIAQQLDLPLGTVKAQLFRARYLLGNIINRFNRDDI, from the coding sequence ATGGAAATAAACGCCAACTTTACCGAGAATGCGAAGAATGATTTTCACTTGGTAGTGAAAGCCAGGCAAGGAGATCAGAAAGCCTACGCCGATCTGATGCACCGTTATAAAGATTCGATTTACTTTATGGTGCTGAAGATGGTAAACAACAAAGAAGACGCGATGGATTTAACGGTTGAAACCTTTGCCAAAGCATTTGAAAAACTTGAAAAATATCAGCCTGATTATGCTTTTAGCACCTGGCTTTTTAGGGTGGCAACTAACAATTGCATTGATTTTATCCGCAAAAAAAAGCTGACCACCATGTCTATCCATGGCATGATGGATGATGACGGAGACGAAAAGCCATTACAAATTAAGGCAGATATTCTCAATCCGGAAGAAACTTCTATCAAAAAGCAACAAACCCAGGAGCTGAAATTGTTGATAGAAAGCTTGCCTACACGTTACAGAAACCTCATTACTTTACGCTACTTTGATGAGCTTTCGTACGAGGAAATAGCCCAGCAGCTCGACCTTCCGTTAGGGACTGTAAAGGCCCAATTATTTAGGGCGAGATACCTGCTTGGTAATATTATTAACCGTTTTAACAGGGATGACATCTGA